A single region of the Enterobacter cloacae complex sp. R_G8 genome encodes:
- a CDS encoding ABC transporter ATP-binding protein: MAQLSLKHVQKIYDNQVHVVKDFNLDIEDKEFIVFVGPSGCGKSTTLRMIAGLEEISAGELVIDGVCMNDVPAKSRDIAMVFQNYALYPHMTVYDNMAFGLKMQKIAPAVIEERVNWAAQILGLREYLTRKPGALSGGQRQRVALGRAIVREAGVFLMDEPLSNLDAKLRVQMRAEISKLHQKLNTTMIYVTHDQTEAMTMATRIVILKDGYIQQVGAPKQVYNEPANMFVAGFIGSPAMNFIRGAINERYFVTETLRLEIPEDRLSVLNAQGYQRKAVVFGIRPEDIFTSQASGEAIAAKISVAELTGAEFMLYATVGGHELVVRAGAATDYAAGDNIGIQFDMNKCHFFDAETEAAIR; encoded by the coding sequence ATGGCGCAACTTTCGCTTAAACACGTCCAGAAGATCTATGACAACCAGGTTCATGTGGTCAAAGATTTTAACCTCGACATTGAGGATAAAGAATTTATCGTTTTCGTCGGGCCATCGGGCTGCGGTAAATCGACGACGCTGCGCATGATCGCCGGGCTGGAAGAGATCAGCGCCGGTGAGCTGGTGATTGACGGTGTCTGTATGAATGATGTCCCGGCTAAGTCTCGTGATATCGCGATGGTTTTTCAGAACTATGCGCTCTATCCCCACATGACGGTGTACGACAACATGGCTTTCGGGCTGAAGATGCAGAAAATCGCGCCCGCCGTCATTGAAGAGCGGGTTAACTGGGCCGCTCAGATCCTGGGCCTGCGTGAGTACCTCACGCGTAAGCCCGGCGCGTTGTCTGGTGGCCAACGCCAGCGCGTGGCGTTAGGCAGGGCGATTGTGCGTGAAGCGGGGGTATTCCTGATGGATGAACCGCTTTCAAACCTTGACGCCAAACTGCGTGTTCAAATGCGTGCCGAAATCAGCAAGCTGCATCAAAAGCTGAATACCACCATGATTTATGTGACGCACGATCAGACCGAAGCCATGACGATGGCGACCCGCATTGTGATTCTCAAAGATGGATACATTCAGCAGGTGGGCGCACCGAAGCAGGTCTATAACGAACCGGCAAATATGTTTGTGGCAGGTTTCATTGGTTCGCCAGCAATGAACTTTATTCGGGGGGCGATCAATGAACGCTACTTCGTGACGGAAACGCTGCGCCTGGAAATCCCCGAAGACAGGCTCTCGGTACTTAACGCTCAGGGATATCAACGTAAAGCCGTGGTCTTTGGCATCCGACCGGAGGATATTTTCACCTCGCAAGCCAGCGGTGAGGCGATTGCCGCCAAAATCAGCGTTGCCGAACTGACCGGCGCTGAATTTATGCTGTATGCCACCGTCGGGGGCCACGAACTGGTCGTCCGGGCAGGGGCTGCCACTGATTATGCTGCAGGGGATAATATCGGCATTCAGTTCGATATGAATAAGTGTCATTTTTTTGACGCGGAAACAGAAGCGGCAATCAGATAA
- the pgmB gene encoding beta-phosphoglucomutase, which yields MELKAVVFDLDGVITDTAHLHFLAWRAVAMEIGITIDESFNEGLKGISRMDSLQRILRHGGKEDAFDEKQRLALAGKKNDLYVRSLASLTQASLLPGIRDVLSDIRAANVKIGLASVSLNAPGILHALGIHWAFDFCADASCIARSKPDPEIFLAACTGLNVRPEEAIGIEDAASGVEAINAAGMLSVGIGAGLNHAGLQLHSTRELTWKCLTDFWASRTVLIRN from the coding sequence ATGGAGCTTAAAGCTGTTGTATTCGATCTGGATGGCGTGATCACCGACACCGCACACCTGCATTTTCTGGCCTGGCGTGCGGTGGCGATGGAGATTGGGATCACCATTGATGAGAGCTTCAACGAAGGGCTGAAGGGAATCAGCCGCATGGATTCCCTGCAGCGGATCCTGCGTCACGGTGGCAAAGAAGACGCGTTCGACGAAAAGCAGCGCCTGGCGCTTGCGGGGAAAAAGAACGATCTCTATGTCCGGTCGCTGGCTTCGCTTACGCAGGCGTCACTGCTTCCGGGCATTCGTGACGTGTTGTCCGATATCCGCGCGGCAAACGTCAAAATTGGGCTGGCGTCTGTTTCACTCAACGCTCCCGGTATTTTGCACGCGTTGGGGATCCACTGGGCGTTTGATTTCTGTGCCGATGCGTCCTGCATTGCCCGCTCCAAACCGGACCCGGAAATCTTCCTTGCCGCCTGCACGGGTCTTAACGTCCGCCCGGAAGAGGCTATCGGGATTGAGGATGCTGCCTCCGGCGTTGAGGCGATCAACGCCGCAGGGATGTTGTCGGTGGGAATAGGGGCAGGCCTCAACCATGCGGGACTTCAACTTCATTCAACGCGGGAGCTGACCTGGAAATGCCTGACCGATTTCTGGGCTTCCCGGACGGTACTGATAAGGAATTAA
- a CDS encoding OmpG family monomeric porin, producing MSTLLRSAALILCAGVSYAHASEPAPHWNFNIGAMYEIENVEGQGDDKDGLYEPSVWFNATWDAWTISLAMYQEGPVDYSSMTRGTYFDRPEFELRYRFIGTDDFTLGLTGGFRNYGYHFKDEHGAKDGSANMQRYKIQPDWDIKLSDDWRFGGWFAMYQFANDLEKTGYADSRVETETGFTWTINETFAAKVNYYLERGFNMDSSRNNGEFSTQEIRAYLPISLGNTTLTPYTRLGLDRWSNWDWRDDPEREGHDFNRLGLLYAYDFSNGLSMTLEYAYEWENHDESENDRFHYAGVGVNYAF from the coding sequence ATGAGTACTCTACTAAGAAGTGCTGCGCTTATTCTATGCGCAGGGGTTAGCTACGCACACGCCTCAGAACCGGCACCACACTGGAATTTTAATATAGGTGCCATGTATGAAATTGAAAACGTCGAAGGTCAGGGGGATGATAAAGACGGATTATATGAACCCTCCGTGTGGTTTAACGCCACATGGGATGCGTGGACGATTTCCCTTGCCATGTATCAGGAAGGTCCCGTTGATTACAGCAGTATGACCCGCGGGACCTATTTTGATCGTCCCGAATTCGAGCTGCGCTATCGTTTTATTGGAACCGATGATTTTACCCTCGGCCTGACCGGCGGTTTCCGTAATTACGGTTATCATTTCAAAGATGAACACGGCGCGAAAGACGGTAGCGCCAATATGCAGCGCTACAAAATACAACCAGACTGGGATATTAAGTTAAGCGATGACTGGCGTTTCGGCGGCTGGTTTGCCATGTATCAGTTTGCGAACGACCTGGAAAAAACGGGTTATGCCGACAGTCGTGTTGAAACAGAAACGGGCTTTACCTGGACCATTAATGAAACCTTCGCGGCAAAAGTGAATTACTATTTAGAGCGTGGTTTTAATATGGATAGTTCACGTAATAACGGTGAGTTTTCAACGCAGGAGATCCGCGCCTATTTACCCATTTCATTAGGTAACACCACGCTGACGCCGTATACCCGCCTGGGGCTCGACCGCTGGTCAAACTGGGACTGGCGAGACGATCCTGAGCGTGAAGGGCATGATTTTAACCGACTGGGACTGCTCTATGCCTACGATTTCAGTAACGGCCTTTCAATGACGCTGGAGTATGCCTATGAATGGGAAAACCATGACGAAAGCGAAAACGATCGTTTCCATTATGCAGGCGTGGGCGTGAATTACGCCTTCTGA
- a CDS encoding Gfo/Idh/MocA family protein — translation MMSALTPSPLRVAIIGAGQVADNVHASYYSTRSDVQMVAVMDSHLEQAQAFAERHAIPSAWQDVNEMLQAVKPDVVSVCSPNRFHFEHVMAALEAGCHVMCEKPPAMTPQEAELMRIAARTAGKVLAYDFHHRFARDTQLLREAVINGTLGEIYFTTAQALRRCGVPGWGVFTNKALQGGGPLIDIGIHMLDAAMYVLGFPAVKRVTAHSFQKLGTRKNSGQFGEWDPAQFTVEDALFGTIEFCNGGILRLDTSFALNIREQSIMNVAFCGDKAGATLFPAHIYNDEGGMLQTLTLREEADDRRHLRSMDAFVRHVMGEPVMIADAEQGLVIQQLVAALYEAAEKGESVTLC, via the coding sequence GTGATGAGTGCTTTAACACCTTCGCCTCTGCGTGTCGCCATTATTGGTGCCGGGCAGGTCGCGGACAACGTACATGCCTCGTATTATTCCACGCGCAGCGATGTTCAGATGGTGGCTGTCATGGACAGCCACCTTGAACAGGCTCAGGCGTTTGCTGAACGCCACGCTATTCCTTCGGCATGGCAGGACGTGAATGAAATGCTGCAGGCGGTCAAACCGGATGTGGTGAGCGTCTGTTCGCCCAATCGCTTTCATTTTGAACATGTGATGGCAGCCCTGGAAGCCGGTTGCCATGTTATGTGCGAAAAACCCCCGGCCATGACACCACAAGAGGCTGAGCTAATGCGGATTGCGGCCCGAACGGCGGGAAAGGTGCTGGCCTATGATTTTCACCACCGCTTTGCACGTGATACGCAACTGCTGCGCGAGGCGGTAATAAACGGGACGTTGGGGGAGATCTACTTTACCACGGCACAGGCGTTACGCCGCTGCGGTGTACCCGGCTGGGGTGTATTCACCAACAAAGCACTGCAGGGCGGGGGACCGCTGATTGATATTGGCATTCATATGCTTGATGCCGCGATGTATGTGCTGGGTTTCCCGGCGGTAAAACGGGTGACGGCGCACAGCTTTCAAAAACTGGGTACCCGGAAAAACAGCGGCCAGTTTGGGGAGTGGGATCCTGCGCAGTTTACCGTTGAGGATGCTCTGTTTGGCACGATTGAATTCTGCAATGGCGGCATTCTGCGTCTGGATACCTCCTTTGCGCTCAATATCCGTGAGCAGTCCATCATGAATGTCGCCTTTTGCGGTGACAAAGCCGGGGCAACGCTGTTCCCGGCTCATATCTACAACGATGAGGGCGGTATGTTGCAGACGCTCACCTTGCGCGAAGAGGCAGACGATCGGCGGCATTTACGCAGCATGGATGCGTTTGTCCGTCACGTCATGGGAGAGCCGGTAATGATTGCCGATGCCGAACAAGGGCTGGTGATCCAGCAACTGGTCGCCGCACTGTACGAGGCGGCAGAAAAAGGGGAAAGCGTAACGTTATGCTGA
- a CDS encoding YcjX family protein — protein MKRLKNELNSLVNRGVDRHLRLAVTGLSRSGKTAFITAMVNQLLNLHAGARLPLLSAVREERLLGVKRVPQRDFGIPRFTYDEGLAQLYGDPPAWPTPTRGVSEIRLALRFRSNESLMRHFKDTSTLYLEIVDYPGEWLLDLPMLAQDYLSWSRQMTGLLQGHRAEWSAKWRQLCAGLDPLAPADENRLAAIAEAWTDYLHQCKQEGLHFIQPGRFVLPGDLAGAPALQFFPWPDVDGVGEAKLAQADKHTNAGMLRERYNYYCEKVVKGFYKNHFLRFDRQIVLVDCLQPLNSGPQAFNDMRLALTQLMQSFHYGQRTLFRRLFSPVIDKLLFAATKADHVTVDQHANMVSLLQQLVQDAWQNAAFEGISMDCLGLASVQATQSGLIDLNGEKIPALRGNRLSDGEPLTVYPGEVPARLPGQAFWQSQGFQFEAFRPQVMTVDQPLPHIRLDAALEFLIGDKLR, from the coding sequence ATGAAGCGACTTAAAAACGAACTCAATTCTCTGGTGAACCGCGGCGTCGATCGCCATTTGCGCCTGGCGGTCACCGGGCTTAGCCGCAGTGGCAAAACGGCGTTTATCACGGCGATGGTTAACCAGTTGCTGAACCTGCACGCCGGGGCACGCCTGCCGCTGCTCAGCGCGGTGCGGGAAGAGCGTCTGCTGGGCGTTAAGCGTGTTCCCCAGCGCGATTTCGGTATCCCGCGTTTTACCTACGATGAAGGGCTGGCACAGCTGTACGGCGACCCACCCGCCTGGCCGACGCCCACGCGCGGGGTGAGCGAAATCCGCCTCGCGCTGCGTTTTCGTTCCAATGAATCGTTGATGCGCCACTTTAAAGATACCTCCACGCTGTACCTCGAGATTGTTGATTATCCGGGCGAATGGCTGCTCGATTTACCCATGCTGGCGCAGGATTATCTCAGCTGGTCGCGACAAATGACCGGTTTGTTACAGGGTCACCGCGCGGAGTGGTCGGCAAAATGGCGACAGTTATGCGCAGGATTAGATCCGCTGGCGCCCGCAGATGAGAACCGCCTGGCGGCGATTGCCGAAGCCTGGACGGATTATCTGCATCAGTGCAAACAGGAAGGGCTGCACTTCATCCAGCCGGGACGGTTTGTTTTGCCGGGCGACCTGGCGGGTGCGCCTGCGTTGCAGTTCTTCCCGTGGCCCGACGTGGATGGCGTCGGAGAGGCAAAACTGGCGCAGGCAGATAAGCACACCAACGCCGGGATGCTGCGCGAGCGCTACAACTACTACTGTGAAAAAGTGGTGAAAGGTTTTTATAAAAACCACTTTTTACGTTTCGATCGTCAGATTGTGCTGGTGGACTGCCTGCAACCGCTCAACAGCGGGCCGCAGGCTTTCAACGATATGCGCCTGGCGCTGACGCAACTGATGCAAAGTTTTCACTACGGACAGCGTACGCTGTTTCGCCGCCTCTTTTCTCCGGTGATCGACAAACTGCTGTTTGCGGCCACCAAGGCCGATCACGTAACGGTTGATCAGCATGCCAACATGGTGTCGCTGTTACAGCAACTGGTGCAGGACGCCTGGCAAAATGCGGCGTTCGAAGGGATCAGCATGGATTGCCTCGGGCTGGCTTCCGTGCAGGCGACGCAAAGTGGGTTGATTGACCTCAACGGCGAGAAAATCCCGGCCTTGCGCGGGAATCGCCTTAGCGACGGCGAACCGCTGACCGTATATCCCGGCGAAGTGCCCGCGCGTCTGCCGGGGCAGGCATTCTGGCAGAGCCAGGGCTTCCAGTTTGAAGCCTTCCGCCCACAGGTTATGACCGTCGATCAGCCGTTACCGCACATTCGTCTGGATGCGGCGCTGGAGTTTTTGATTGGAGATAAATTGCGATGA
- a CDS encoding glycoside hydrolase family 65 protein: protein MLNLSVLNDPGFSPHSLNKYASIMACGNGYMGIRATHEENYTQQTRGMYLAGLYHRAGRNETNELINVPDITGMDIELDGINFTLLSGEIIDWQRELDFANGELRRRVVWRSPDEKRYRVESRRFVSLDQLPLVAMQLSVTPLDASSDVMLSTGIDATQTNSGRQHLDEISVRVFDQHYMQGVYETQDRAADVVISACCRLSTTSDSCFTAKNRRITVHHAVKVAQGDTVTLEKLVWVTHRSNKALSQDTFARNALSEFKVCATRGYAALLERSACAWKKVWHDCRVDVTSTEHQDQLALDYAVWHLTAMTPAHDERSSIAAKGLTGEGYKGHVFWDTEIFLLPFHLFTRPEVARRLLRYRWLNLPGAREKARRNGWPGALFPWESAASGQEETPEFAAINIRTGVRQKVASALAEHHIVADIAWAVVAYWQATHDDAFMRNEGLALLMETASFWMGRATEVGDRLEIHDVIGPDEYTEHVNNNAYTNYLAWHNVASACRFMSMFAREDGRFTQNAERFLARLWLPEANTDGVIPQDDTFMSKPAIDLSRYKAKAGKQTILLDYSRAEVNEMQILKQADVVMLNYLLPERFTPQQCAANLAFYEPRTIHDSSLSKAIHGIVKARCGDTEGAYAFWRDGIAIDLGDDPHSSDDGIHAAATGAIWSGVIQGFAGLQIVDGELHLASRMPAHWQRLAFPLRWQNAQLHFIVTKEALTVTSSAPVTLTLWGKTLQLSGRQVLSCKDFLTSVTGTATTEGRDGA, encoded by the coding sequence ATGCTGAACCTGTCTGTATTAAACGATCCGGGTTTTAGCCCTCACAGCCTCAATAAATACGCGTCAATCATGGCCTGCGGCAACGGCTATATGGGCATACGTGCGACGCATGAGGAAAACTACACGCAGCAGACCCGGGGAATGTATCTTGCCGGGCTTTATCATCGTGCTGGTCGTAATGAGACCAACGAGCTGATCAACGTGCCTGACATCACCGGCATGGATATCGAACTGGACGGCATCAATTTCACCTTGCTGTCAGGGGAGATTATTGACTGGCAGCGGGAGCTGGATTTTGCCAATGGCGAACTGCGTCGTCGCGTAGTGTGGCGCTCGCCAGACGAAAAGCGCTACCGTGTGGAAAGCCGCCGTTTTGTCTCACTGGATCAACTGCCGTTGGTGGCAATGCAGCTCTCCGTCACTCCGCTGGATGCCTCATCAGACGTTATGCTGAGCACGGGGATTGATGCGACGCAAACCAACAGCGGCCGTCAGCATCTGGATGAAATCTCGGTAAGAGTCTTTGACCAGCACTACATGCAGGGCGTGTATGAAACGCAGGATCGCGCTGCGGATGTGGTGATATCGGCATGCTGTCGTCTCTCAACCACCAGCGACAGCTGCTTTACCGCGAAAAACCGGCGTATCACGGTTCATCACGCCGTGAAGGTTGCTCAGGGTGACACTGTCACGCTTGAGAAACTGGTCTGGGTGACGCATCGCAGCAATAAAGCGCTTTCCCAGGACACCTTTGCCCGCAATGCGCTGTCTGAGTTCAAGGTCTGTGCCACTAGAGGATATGCTGCGTTACTCGAACGCTCTGCGTGTGCCTGGAAAAAGGTCTGGCATGACTGCCGGGTGGACGTCACGTCGACGGAGCATCAGGATCAGCTGGCGCTGGATTACGCGGTCTGGCATCTCACGGCCATGACGCCTGCCCATGATGAACGGAGCAGTATTGCGGCTAAAGGCCTGACCGGGGAGGGCTATAAAGGCCACGTCTTCTGGGATACCGAAATTTTCCTGCTGCCTTTCCATCTCTTTACCCGACCCGAGGTTGCCCGTCGTCTGCTGCGCTACCGCTGGCTTAACCTGCCGGGGGCACGGGAAAAAGCGCGTCGTAACGGCTGGCCTGGCGCCCTGTTCCCCTGGGAGAGTGCCGCGAGCGGTCAGGAAGAGACGCCGGAATTCGCGGCGATCAACATCCGCACGGGCGTTCGTCAGAAAGTGGCCTCCGCGCTGGCTGAACATCATATCGTGGCGGATATTGCGTGGGCGGTTGTCGCCTACTGGCAGGCAACACACGATGACGCCTTTATGCGCAATGAAGGCCTGGCGCTGCTGATGGAAACCGCGTCGTTCTGGATGGGACGCGCGACGGAAGTTGGCGACCGTCTGGAGATCCATGACGTAATTGGGCCGGATGAGTACACGGAGCACGTGAACAACAACGCGTATACCAACTATCTGGCCTGGCACAATGTCGCCAGTGCCTGCCGGTTTATGTCGATGTTTGCGCGTGAAGACGGGCGATTTACGCAAAACGCGGAACGGTTCCTGGCGCGCTTATGGCTGCCTGAGGCAAACACCGACGGGGTCATACCGCAGGACGACACCTTTATGTCCAAACCCGCTATCGATCTGAGCCGCTATAAAGCAAAAGCGGGTAAGCAGACCATACTGCTGGATTATTCGCGCGCCGAAGTGAACGAGATGCAAATCCTTAAACAGGCCGACGTGGTAATGCTTAACTACCTGTTGCCGGAACGCTTTACGCCGCAGCAGTGCGCGGCCAACCTGGCATTCTATGAGCCGCGCACTATTCATGACTCGTCCCTGAGCAAAGCCATTCACGGGATTGTGAAAGCGCGTTGTGGTGATACAGAAGGGGCTTACGCCTTCTGGCGTGATGGCATTGCCATCGATCTGGGCGACGATCCGCACAGCAGTGATGACGGTATTCATGCTGCCGCAACGGGCGCGATCTGGTCAGGTGTTATTCAGGGATTTGCCGGTCTGCAGATCGTCGACGGGGAGTTACATCTGGCATCCAGGATGCCTGCGCACTGGCAAAGGCTGGCGTTTCCGCTGCGTTGGCAGAATGCGCAGCTGCACTTCATCGTTACGAAAGAGGCACTTACGGTGACCAGTTCTGCTCCCGTCACGCTAACGCTCTGGGGTAAAACCCTTCAGCTTTCGGGACGGCAGGTCTTGTCCTGCAAGGATTTTCTAACGTCTGTTACTGGGACCGCTACCACGGAGGGAAGGGATGGAGCTTAA
- a CDS encoding LacI family DNA-binding transcriptional regulator: MSPTIYDIARVAGVSKSTVSRVLNKQTNISPEAREKVLKAIEELNYQPNKLARALTSSGFDAIMVISTRSTKTTAGNPFFSDVLHAITAKAEEEGFDVILQTSKSSEDDLLKCESKIKQKMIKGVIMLSSPANEAFFSRLDAYGVPVVVIGKVEGDFQNIYSVDTDNFHDSAMLTDTFIQNGRKKIACLHAPLDYHVSIDRLAGYKASLEKHNITVNPDWIIDGGYTHESALSAAIKLLSSSTPPDAVFATDSMKLLSLYRAADELNLMLPEQVAVAGYSDPMLSLILTPAPAGFDIPTRKLGEESCDLLFRRISGKPAPHKVLIETHFSFADSLR; this comes from the coding sequence ATGTCACCCACCATCTATGATATTGCGCGCGTTGCTGGCGTTTCAAAATCAACCGTGTCCAGAGTGTTGAATAAACAAACCAATATTTCTCCTGAAGCACGGGAGAAAGTGCTAAAAGCGATTGAAGAATTAAATTATCAACCCAATAAACTTGCCCGCGCCCTGACCTCTTCTGGCTTTGACGCCATTATGGTGATATCTACCCGCTCAACGAAAACCACCGCCGGTAATCCTTTTTTCTCTGATGTTCTGCACGCCATAACCGCAAAAGCAGAAGAGGAAGGGTTTGATGTTATTTTGCAAACGTCAAAGAGCAGTGAAGATGACCTGCTCAAATGCGAAAGCAAAATAAAGCAGAAAATGATTAAAGGGGTCATTATGCTGAGTTCGCCAGCAAATGAAGCCTTTTTCTCGCGACTTGATGCCTACGGCGTCCCGGTTGTTGTCATCGGGAAAGTGGAAGGTGATTTTCAGAATATTTATTCCGTCGACACCGACAATTTTCATGACAGCGCGATGCTGACCGACACGTTTATTCAAAACGGCCGCAAAAAAATTGCCTGCCTGCACGCCCCTCTCGATTATCACGTTTCTATTGATCGTCTTGCAGGTTATAAAGCCAGTCTGGAAAAGCATAATATTACTGTTAATCCGGACTGGATCATTGACGGCGGATATACCCATGAGAGCGCACTTTCAGCGGCCATTAAGTTGTTGTCTTCTTCCACCCCGCCGGATGCGGTATTCGCCACCGACAGCATGAAATTGCTGAGTCTTTATCGCGCTGCGGATGAATTAAATTTGATGCTACCTGAGCAGGTTGCCGTGGCGGGTTACAGCGACCCGATGCTCTCCCTGATTCTGACGCCTGCGCCAGCTGGATTTGATATTCCCACCCGCAAGCTGGGCGAAGAGAGCTGCGACCTGCTTTTCAGGCGTATCTCCGGTAAACCCGCCCCGCATAAGGTGCTGATTGAGACCCACTTTTCGTTCGCTGATTCTCTTCGCTAA
- a CDS encoding YcjF family protein, which yields MTEPLKPRIDFTGTLEQAQQEAFKAAQTFSGTQAEHFAPALTDEPSVEEGQAEAVVEAALRPKRSLWRKMVAAGLALFGVSVVGQGMQWGINAWQTQDWVALGGCAAGALIVGAGVGSVVTEWRRLWRLRQRAHERDEARDLLHSHGTGKGRAFCEKLAAQAGIDQSHPALQRWYAAIHETQNDREVVTLYSHMVQPVLDAQARREISRSAAESTLMIAVSPLALVDMAFIAWRNLRLINRIASLYGIELGYYSRLRLFKLVLLNIAFAGASELVREVGMDWMSQDLAARLSARAAQGIGAGLLTARLGIKAMEVCRPLPWIDGDKPRLGDFRRELIGQLKETLNKKPVQ from the coding sequence ATGACGGAACCGTTAAAACCCCGGATTGATTTTACCGGGACGCTTGAGCAGGCGCAGCAGGAGGCCTTCAAAGCGGCGCAGACGTTCAGCGGCACGCAGGCGGAACATTTCGCCCCGGCGCTAACAGACGAGCCGTCCGTCGAGGAAGGCCAGGCGGAAGCAGTCGTTGAGGCTGCTTTACGTCCGAAACGCAGCCTGTGGCGTAAGATGGTCGCGGCCGGGCTGGCGCTGTTTGGCGTGAGCGTGGTTGGGCAGGGGATGCAGTGGGGTATCAACGCCTGGCAAACTCAGGACTGGGTGGCGCTGGGCGGTTGTGCCGCAGGGGCCCTGATCGTGGGAGCGGGCGTCGGGTCCGTTGTGACTGAATGGCGTCGGCTGTGGCGTCTGCGACAGCGAGCGCATGAGCGGGATGAAGCTCGCGATCTGCTGCACAGCCACGGTACCGGAAAAGGCCGCGCATTCTGCGAAAAGCTGGCGGCGCAGGCCGGGATAGACCAGTCACACCCGGCGCTGCAGCGCTGGTATGCCGCTATTCATGAAACCCAAAATGACCGGGAAGTCGTGACGCTTTACTCCCACATGGTGCAGCCTGTACTGGATGCTCAGGCGCGACGCGAGATTAGCCGCTCTGCCGCGGAATCAACGCTGATGATCGCGGTCAGCCCGCTGGCTTTGGTGGATATGGCGTTCATCGCCTGGCGTAACCTGCGGCTGATAAACCGTATCGCCAGTCTTTATGGTATTGAGCTTGGCTACTACAGCCGACTGCGGCTGTTTAAGCTGGTGTTGCTGAATATCGCCTTTGCCGGTGCCAGTGAGTTGGTGCGCGAAGTCGGCATGGACTGGATGTCTCAGGATCTGGCGGCTCGTCTCTCAGCGCGTGCCGCGCAGGGAATTGGGGCAGGGTTGTTAACCGCACGTCTGGGCATTAAGGCGATGGAAGTCTGCCGACCACTGCCGTGGATCGACGGAGATAAACCGCGCCTGGGGGATTTCCGCCGTGAATTGATTGGGCAGCTCAAAGAGACGCTCAATAAAAAACCGGTTCAGTAA
- a CDS encoding sugar phosphate isomerase/epimerase — protein sequence MKIATQNQAFFPADILAKFQYIKAMGFDGYEIDGKLLVENLDEVKAAIHATGLPVTTACGGYDGWIGDFIEERRLNGLTQIERILEALAEVGGKGIVVPAAWGMFTFRLPPMTSPRSLEGDRKAVSASLRWLDEVAARTGTTVYLEPLNRYQDHMINTLADARRYIEENGLKHVQIIGDFYHMNIEEDSLTEALHQNRDLLGHVHIADNHRYQPGSGSLDFAALFDQLRADRYQGYVVYECRVRADDPAQAYQDSLTYLREC from the coding sequence ATGAAAATCGCAACGCAAAACCAGGCCTTTTTCCCGGCTGATATCCTGGCAAAATTCCAGTACATCAAAGCCATGGGCTTTGACGGGTACGAAATCGACGGCAAGCTGCTGGTGGAAAACCTCGATGAGGTTAAAGCGGCCATTCACGCCACAGGGCTGCCGGTCACCACCGCCTGCGGCGGGTACGATGGCTGGATTGGTGACTTTATCGAAGAGCGTCGCCTGAACGGATTAACGCAGATCGAACGCATCCTTGAAGCGTTAGCAGAGGTAGGCGGAAAAGGAATCGTGGTTCCTGCCGCCTGGGGGATGTTTACCTTCCGCCTGCCGCCGATGACGTCGCCGCGTAGCCTTGAAGGAGACCGCAAGGCGGTGAGCGCCTCGCTGCGCTGGCTGGATGAGGTGGCGGCGCGTACCGGCACCACCGTTTACCTGGAGCCGCTGAACCGCTATCAGGATCACATGATCAACACCCTCGCGGATGCACGTCGTTACATCGAAGAGAATGGGCTGAAACATGTGCAGATTATTGGCGATTTCTACCATATGAACATTGAAGAAGACTCGCTGACGGAAGCGCTGCACCAAAACCGCGACCTGCTTGGCCATGTACATATTGCCGATAACCATCGTTATCAGCCGGGAAGCGGCTCTCTTGATTTTGCCGCTCTGTTCGACCAGTTGCGTGCCGATCGTTATCAGGGCTACGTAGTCTACGAGTGCCGCGTCCGCGCTGACGATCCTGCGCAGGCCTATCAGGACTCACTCACTTATCTGCGTGAATGCTAA